One genomic segment of Brevibacillus laterosporus LMG 15441 includes these proteins:
- a CDS encoding acyl-CoA mutase large subunit family protein, whose translation MSDHNFTQIYQDWQQRLNQRLEKIPERKKRFSTSSDLEVEQLYLPKEVNQSYMDQIGLPGEYPYTRGVQPTMYRGRFWTMRQYAGFGSAEETNKRFRYLLEQGQTGLSVAFDLPTQIGYDSDDSMSVGEVGKVGVAIDSLEDMETLLQGIPLDKVSTSMTINAPASVLLAMYIVVAEKQGTPSHALSGTIQNDILKEYIARGTYIFPPQPSMRLITDIFAYCAQHVPKWNTISISGYHIREAGSSAVQEVAFTLADGRAYVEAALQAGLDIDLFAPQLSFFFNAHNHFFEEVAKFRAARRIWSNLMRNVYGAKQPKSWQFRVHTQTGGSTLTAQQPDNNIVRVTLQALAAVLGGTQSLHTNSRDEALALPTEDSARIALRTQQIIAHESGVTDTVDPLGGSYYVEALTDEIEKGVLAYMDKIEKMGGAVAAVEAGYMQREIHKQAYETQRNIESGEEVVVGVNRFTLENETQPELLRVDPSIGTKQTERLGNLRNRRDAVFVDQTLGRLKTAAEGTENVMPFILDCVRAYATIGEICGVLRQVFGEYRAV comes from the coding sequence GTGTCTGATCATAATTTTACCCAAATCTATCAGGACTGGCAACAACGGTTGAATCAACGGCTCGAGAAAATACCGGAACGCAAGAAAAGGTTTTCCACCTCTTCCGATTTGGAAGTCGAGCAGCTTTATCTGCCTAAAGAAGTGAATCAATCATATATGGATCAAATCGGTCTTCCCGGAGAATATCCATATACTCGTGGCGTTCAACCTACGATGTATAGAGGGCGCTTTTGGACGATGCGTCAGTATGCTGGATTTGGCTCAGCAGAAGAAACGAATAAACGGTTTCGCTACCTGTTAGAGCAGGGACAGACTGGACTAAGCGTTGCTTTTGACCTACCTACACAAATTGGGTATGACTCCGATGATTCTATGTCGGTGGGAGAAGTAGGGAAGGTTGGTGTTGCAATTGATTCCTTGGAAGACATGGAAACCTTATTACAGGGGATTCCGCTCGATAAAGTGAGTACCTCTATGACCATTAATGCACCGGCTTCTGTATTATTGGCCATGTACATCGTTGTTGCAGAGAAACAAGGAACACCGTCACACGCCCTAAGCGGCACAATTCAAAATGACATTTTAAAGGAATATATTGCTAGGGGTACTTACATTTTTCCACCGCAGCCCTCTATGCGTCTGATTACAGACATTTTTGCGTACTGTGCGCAACATGTGCCTAAATGGAACACGATCAGCATTAGTGGGTACCATATTCGAGAAGCGGGTTCTAGTGCTGTACAAGAGGTAGCGTTTACTCTAGCGGATGGCAGAGCATATGTAGAAGCAGCATTGCAAGCAGGCCTTGATATCGATCTTTTTGCTCCGCAGTTATCTTTCTTTTTTAATGCACATAATCATTTCTTTGAAGAAGTCGCAAAATTTAGAGCTGCCAGAAGAATCTGGTCAAATTTAATGAGAAATGTTTATGGAGCAAAGCAGCCAAAATCTTGGCAGTTCCGTGTTCATACACAAACAGGCGGTTCTACCTTAACGGCGCAGCAGCCAGATAATAATATTGTGCGAGTTACTTTACAAGCGTTGGCGGCTGTATTGGGTGGAACACAGAGCTTGCATACCAATTCCCGTGATGAAGCTCTTGCTCTGCCCACTGAGGACTCTGCACGTATTGCCCTACGCACTCAGCAGATTATTGCCCATGAAAGCGGGGTTACAGATACGGTCGATCCATTGGGCGGCTCGTATTATGTGGAAGCCTTAACTGACGAGATTGAAAAAGGCGTTCTGGCTTATATGGACAAAATCGAGAAAATGGGTGGCGCAGTTGCGGCAGTCGAAGCAGGATATATGCAACGTGAGATACACAAGCAAGCCTATGAAACACAACGTAATATTGAGTCTGGAGAAGAAGTGGTAGTAGGCGTCAATCGGTTCACGCTTGAGAATGAGACGCAGCCTGAGCTTTTACGAGTAGATCCATCGATTGGTACAAAACAGACGGAGCGACTGGGAAACCTGCGTAATCGTCGAGATGCGGTTTTTGTTGATCAAACGCTCGGTCGATTAAAGACAGCCGCAGAGGGCACAGAAAATGTAATGCCGTTTATTCTCGACTGTGTACGCGCTTATGCCACGATTGGAGAAATCTGTGGGGTTTTACGTCAGGTTTTTGGGGAGTACCGGGCGGTTTAA